A genomic stretch from Xiphophorus maculatus strain JP 163 A chromosome 14, X_maculatus-5.0-male, whole genome shotgun sequence includes:
- the col4a5 gene encoding collagen alpha-5(IV) chain isoform X2 produces MTRGLRRLRQPAWVVIWLVLYATIQLSDSAACNGCGGSKCDCSGVKGEKGERGFPGLTGQPGVPGFPGPEGPIGTRGEKGSDGPSGPSGPKGIRGPPGLPGFPGTPGLPGLPGQDGAPGPRGVPGCNGTKGEPGFPGSSGIPGRQGLPGPPGLPGEKGDRGDVFFTNNFGQRGTDGLPGLPGSPGSPGPIGFPGPTGPPGLQGYQGLPGPPGPPGPKGNMGLNFEGPKGDKGDQGLPGPPGPPGPGQGEQIRPPPTEIQRGDKGDPGPPGAPGDPGNPGPPGPYGGQKGEKGEPGEAGKRGKPGKDGDPGAAGYPGLKGESGNPGLPGRDGERGQKGDRGFPGPPGPLIRPQNGAVVGQKGEPGVPGTPGAKGDRGPQGFSGPPGSPGVPGIGGSGPPGSPGFPGDRGQKGEPGIPSVALPGPPGRPGSPGIPGPQGPPGPPGYSSPIDNCLPGDPGLPGVQGAKGFPGEQGQKGQKGETCVNCIDGGNPVPGPPGPPGPPGFPGIPGPQGFKGDLGFSGTPGLGGPPGIPGPTGAPGFPGEKGEPGDTFGGGGVKGEKGDSGFPGPPGLPGLDGRPGRDGAPGPPGSRGAPGSQQLKGDRGPPGDTGPAGIPGDRGPPGSPGYGIPGAPGEKGVQGNSGGPGIPGEPGRKGEPGLTVGEKGQQGPKGMDGSPGLPGPQGQPGSDGQPGLTGLPGPKGEPGQPGIGLPGPAGVKGYPGIPGQPGAPGKVGRMGIDGLPGPPGFPGPKGEAGFGLPGPPGTPGVKGANGFPGQKGDPGFPGTPGGPGRPGFDGGPGLKGEPGSPGQPGPRGPPGSSIGGVPGAPGLPGPPGPMGPPGYPGGNGEKGDPGPPGLDIPGSPGDRGNPGFPGPPGPIGIPGPPGGPGRDGAPGFPGPKGDMGPMGPPGPSGGPGSPGGPGAPGLKGEPGFPGSNGIPGGPGSKGEKGDQGSPGFPGPSSPVDITGAKGDPGTPGLPGLPGPKGIAGIAGDPGLPGQDGRPGIPGPPGLKGEPGFPGSPGGPGSPGQKGAMGDMGIPGPLGLKGTPGLQGRPGTPGQPGVPGLQGPKGDPGSAGVGPPGPQGQKGDPGQPGFPGGPGSKGGPGTPGLPGLPGLPGAKGDVGLAGFQGPPGVPGPKGLDGGPGAPGLSGAPGRPGESGRPGPPGQVGEKGQPGRDGIPGPAGIKGEPGISGFGVPGPPGIPGSPGDKGDPGLPGPTGGPGFSGPKGDSGFPGPPGRPGASGPPGPPGLPFQGPKGNQGPPGPPGRAGVPGPEGPRGLPGSGGVKGDKGNPGNPGLPGQSGQKGDPGFPGAPGPSGGPGSPGQKGNIGFPGVSGFPGPKGDPGLPGPSGLPGDPGGDGAPGPPGDPAPSRPVSYTKGDPGLPGPQGSPGATGPPGPPGAPGSSGLPGPSGDPGTPGPPGFNGPPGRKGDTGPSGQPGQKGNPGPPGSDGPQGPQGLPGSGSVAHGFLLTRHSQSEITPECPFGTNFIYDGYSLLYVQGNERAHGQDLGTAGSCLRRFSPMPFMFCNINNVCNFAARNDYSYWLSTLEPMPPSMEAVTGESIKPYISRCSVCEAPAMVIAVHSQTIQIPSCPANWRSLWIGFSFMMHTSAGAEGSGQALASPGSCLEDFRSTPFIECHGRGSCNYFSNSYSFWLATVEKLDMFKKPQSETLKAGNLLTRVSRCVVCMKAT; encoded by the exons GCTTGCAATGGATGTGGGGGCTCCAAGTGTGACTGCAGTGGAGTGAAAGgagaaaag GGGGAGAGGGGTTTCCCAGGTCTTACCGGACAGCCAGGGGTCCCAGGGTTCCCCGGACCTGAGGGACCAATCggaaccagaggagagaag GGAAGTGATGGACCTTCAGGACCATCTGGTCCAAAAGGAATAAGA GGACCGCCCGGATTGCCTGGATTTCCAGGAACGCCAGGACTTCCA GGTCTGCCAGGACAGGACGGAGCCCCGGGCCCGAGGGGAGTGCCCGGTTGTAACGGGACAAAG GGTGAACCTGGTTTTCCAGGAAGTTCAGGAATACCTGGAAGACAAGGACTTCCA GGTCCACCTGGTCTCCCAGGAGAAAAG GGAGACCGTGGAGATGTGTTTTTCACCAACAATTTTGGACAAAGAGGAACAGACGGTTTGCCCGGATTGCCAGGATCTCCG GGCAGTCCTGGACCCATAGGTTTTCCAGGCCCGACTGGCCCTCCAGGACTCCAAGGCTACCAG GGTCTTCCAGGTCCTCCAGGTCCTCCTGGACCTAAG GGAAACATGGGTTTGAACTTTGAAGGACCCAAAGGAGACAAG ggTGATCAAGGGTTGCCGGGTCCTCCCGGCCCTCCTGGACCAGGTCAGGGGGAACAGATCAGACCACCACCAACAGAGATCCAGAGAGGGGACAAG GGTGACCCTGGCCCTCCAGGTGCACCAGGTGACCCAGGCAACCCAGGTCCACCT GGTCCCTATGGTGGCCAGAAGGGAGAGAAAGGAGAACCAGGAGAAGCAGGAAAACGA GGAAAACCCGGCAAAGACGGAGACCCAGGAGCTGCAGGATACCCA GGACTCAAAGGAGAGTCTGGAAATCCAGGTCTCCCAGGCCGAGATGGAGAGAGA GGACAAAAAGGCGACCGAGGATTTCCGGGACCTCCAGGGCCG TTAATTCGGCCTCAGAATGGAGCTGTTGTTGGTCAGAAAGGTGAACCCGGTGTTCCTGGAACTCCTGGAGCTAAAGGAGATAGAGGACCACAAG GTTTCTCAGGGCCTCCGGGATCACCAGGGGTTCCAGGCATAGGCGGCAGCGGTCCTCCGGGTTCTCCAGGTTTCCCTGGAGACAGAGGTCAGAAGGGAGAGCCCGGCATTCCTTCGGTTGCCTTGCCCGGTCCCCCAGGACGTCCGGGAAGTCCCGGAATtcctggtcctcaagggccgcctGGACCTCCCGGCTATAGCTCACCGATCGATAATTGCCTTCCTGGAGATCCTGGGCTTCCTGGAGTCCAGGGTGCAAAAGGTTTCCCTGGAGAGCAAGGCCAGAaag GTCAGAAGGGAGAAACCTGTGTGAACTGTATTGACGGAGGCAATCCTGTACCTGGGCCCCCAGGGCCTCCAGGACCGCCAGGCTTCCCAG GCATTCCTGGCCCGCAAGGTTTCAAGGGAGACCTAGGTTTTTCAGGAACACCAGGCCTTGGTGGACCCCCT GGTATTCCAGGTCCTACAGGTGCTCCAGGTTTCCCCGGAGAAAAAGGAGAGCCAGGAGATACCTTCGGAGGTGGTGGTGTGAAAGGAGAGAAGGGTGACAGTGGTTTCCCTGGACCACCCGGTCTGCCTGGCCTGGATGGTCGGCCCGGTCGTGACGGAGCGCCTGGGCCTCCTGGCTCCAGGGGAGCTCCT GGGTCTCAGCAGTTAAAAGGAGACCGAGGTCCCCCTGGTGACACAGGTCCGGCCGGCATCCCAGGAGACAGAGGTCCGCCAGGCAGCCCTGGTTATGGAATCCCGGGTGCGCCAGGGGAGAAAGGTGTTCAAGGCAACTCAGGAGGACCTGGCATTCCCGGAGAACCAG GTCGAAAAGGCGAACCAGGTCTGACGGTCGGAGAGAAGGGTCAGCAAGGACCCAAAGGGATGGATGGCAGCCCAGGGTTGCCCGGTCCACAAG GTCAGCCAGGTTCGGATGGACAGCCTGGTTTAACAGGTTTGCCTGGACCAAAGGGTGAACCGGGACAACCGGGCATCGGCCTTCCAGGTCCTGCTGGAGTTAAGG GATACCCGGGTATTCCGGGCCAGCCGGGAGCACCTGGAAAAGTAGGGAGAATGGGAATAGATGGACTCCCCGGGCCACCAGGGTTTCCTGGACCAAAG GGTGAGGCAGGCTTTGGACTTCCTGGTCCACCAGGTACACCTGGAGTAAAAGGAGCTAATGGATTCCCTGGACAAAAGGGAGATCCTGGTTTCCCCGGCACCCCAGGTGGACCAGGGCGACCTGGGTTTGATGGCGGACCAGGACTTAAAG GGGAGCCCGGCTCACCAGGCCAACCTGGACCTCGTGGGCCCCCTGGAAGCTCAATAGGTGGTGTACCAGGTGCTCCAGGCCTTCCTGGTCCCCCAGGGCCAATGGGACCACCAG GATACCCAGGAGGAAATGGAGAGAAAGGAGACCCAGGTCCACCAGGCTTAGACATCCCTGGGTCCCCAGGTGACAGAGGGAATCCTGGTTTTCCTGGCCCTCCTGGACCAATAGGAATCCCAGGACCCCCTGGAGGACCTGGAAGGGACGGCGCACCTGGATTTCCAG GTCCGAAAGGTGACATGGGTCCAATGGGACCTCCAGGACCATCAGGGGGACCTGGCTCTCCGGGAGGACCTGGTGCACCAGGCCTAAAAG GTGAGCCAGGATTTCCAGGCAGTAACGGCATCCCAGGTGGACCTGGTTCTAAAGGAGAAAAGGGAGACCAAGGCTCCCCGGGATTCCCAGGACCCAGCTCGCCAGTAGATATAACAGGGGCTAAAGGAGATCCTGGAACTCCAG GATTACCAGGCCTTCCTGGACCCAAAGGCATCGCAGGTATAGCTGGTGACCCTGGATTGCCTGGACAAGATGGACGCCCTGGCATCCCTGGACCGCCAG GGCTTAAGGGAGAACCTGGTTTTCCAGGGAGTCCTGGTGGTCCTGGATCTCCAGGTCAAAAAGGCGCAATGGGAGATATGGGAATTCCAG GACCTCTGGGGTTAAAAGGCACACCAGGTCTTCAAGGTCGGCCAGGAACCCCAGGTCAGCCAGGAGTACCTGGCCTCCAAGGACCAAAAGGTGACCCAGGTTCTGCTGGCGTTGGACCACCCGGACCACAGGGACAAAAG GGAGATCCAGGTCAGCCCGGATTCCCAGGAGGTCCTGGATCTAAAGGAGGTCCGGGAACACCTGGCCTTCCTGGTTTACCAGGGCTACCAGGGGCTAAAGGAGATGTAGGCCTTGCAGGATTCCAAg GTCCTCCTGGTGTCCCCGGTCCAAAGGGTCTTGATGGTGGGCCTGGTGCCCCTGGTCTCTCAGGAGCTCCAGGCAGACCAGGAGAGTCTGGTCGACCAGGGCCACCAGGACAGGTTGGGGAGAAGGGTCAGCCGGGAAGAGATGGGATCCCAGGACCAGCCGGTATCAAAGGAGAACCAG GAATTTCTGGGTTTGGCGTTCCAGGTCCTCCTGGGATTCCAGGATCGCCAG GTGACAAAGGAGACCCAGGCCTTCCTGGTCCTACTGGAGGCCCAGGATTTTCCGGCCCAAAAGGGGACAGCGGCTTTCCAGGTCCCCCAGGTCGTCCAGGTGCCAGTGGCCCTCCAGGTCCTCCGGGACTGCCATTCCAGGGCCCTAAAGGAAATCAAGGACCCCCTGGACCACCTGGAAGAGCAG GTGTGCCTGGGCCAGAGGGTCCCCGCGGTCTCCCAGGAAGTGGCGGCGTTAAGGGAGACAAGGGGAACCCCGGAAATCCGGGTCTGCCCGGCCAGTCTGGTCAAAAAGGAGATCCCGGTTTTCCAGGAGCACCG ggCCCCTCTGGTGGTCCTGGTAGCCCTGGTCAAAAGGGAAATATAGGATTTCCAGGCGTTTCCGGGTTCCCAG GACCAAAGGGAGACCCAGGACTTCCTGGTCCCAGTGGACTTCCTGGAGATCCTGGGGGCGACGGAGCACCTG GCCCTCCTGGAGATCCTGCGCCTTCACGACCTGTTTCTTATACGAAAGGAGATCCAGGACTTCCGGGTCCACAAGGAAGCCCGGGAGCTACAGGTCCACCCGGTCCGCCTGGAGCCCCTGGATCCTCAG GTCTACCAGGCCCCTCTGGAGATCCCGGTACACCTGGTCCCCCAGGCTTCAACGGCCCACCTGGCAGGAAGGGAGACACTGGACCCTCAGGGCAACCTG GCCAAAAGGGCAACCCTGGCCCACCTGGGTCAGATGGTCCACAGGGCCCGCAGGGTCTTCCGGGCTCAGGGTCAGTAGCCCACGGCTTCCTCCTCACCCGACACAGCCAGAGTGAAATAACGCCAGAGTGTCCTTTCGGAACCAACTTCATCTACGACGGATATTCCCTGTTGTACGTGCAAGGCAACGAGAGGGCTCACGGGCAGGACCTCG GCACCGCCGGCAGCTGTCTGCGCCGGTTCAGTCCCATGCCTTTCATGTTCTGCAACATCAACAACGTCTGCAACTTCGCTGCCCGTAACGACTACTCCTACTGGCTGTCAACTTTGGAGCCCATGCCTCCGTCTATGGAGGCTGTGACTGGAGAGAGCATCAAGCCTTACATCAGCAG GTGTTCTGTGTGTGAAGCTCCAGCCATGGTGATTGCGGTCCACAGCCAGACCATCCAGATTCCCTCTTGCCCCGCAAACTGGAGATCCCTGTGGATCGGATTCTCCTTCATGATG
- the col4a5 gene encoding collagen alpha-5(IV) chain isoform X1, with protein sequence MTRGLRRLRQPAWVVIWLVLYATIQLSDSAACNGCGGSKCDCSGVKGEKGERGFPGLTGQPGVPGFPGPEGPIGTRGEKGSDGPSGPSGPKGIRGPPGLPGFPGTPGLPGLPGQDGAPGPRGVPGCNGTKGEPGFPGSSGIPGRQGLPGPPGLPGEKGDRGDVFFTNNFGQRGTDGLPGLPGSPGSPGPIGFPGPTGPPGLQGYQGLPGPPGPPGPKGNMGLNFEGPKGDKGDQGLPGPPGPPGPGQGEQIRPPPTEIQRGDKGDPGPPGAPGDPGNPGPPGPYGGQKGEKGEPGEAGKRGKPGKDGDPGAAGYPGLKGESGNPGLPGRDGERGQKGDRGFPGPPGPLIRPQNGAVVGQKGEPGVPGTPGAKGDRGPQGFSGPPGSPGVPGIGGSGPPGSPGFPGDRGQKGEPGIPSVALPGPPGRPGSPGIPGPQGPPGPPGYSSPIDNCLPGDPGLPGVQGAKGFPGEQGQKGQKGETCVNCIDGGNPVPGPPGPPGPPGFPGIPGPQGFKGDLGFSGTPGLGGPPGIPGPTGAPGFPGEKGEPGDTFGGGGVKGEKGDSGFPGPPGLPGLDGRPGRDGAPGPPGSRGAPGSQQLKGDRGPPGDTGPAGIPGDRGPPGSPGYGIPGAPGEKGVQGNSGGPGIPGEPGRKGEPGLTVGEKGQQGPKGMDGSPGLPGPQGQPGSDGQPGLTGLPGPKGEPGQPGIGLPGPAGVKGYPGIPGQPGAPGKVGRMGIDGLPGPPGFPGPKGEAGFGLPGPPGTPGVKGANGFPGQKGDPGFPGTPGGPGRPGFDGGPGLKGEPGSPGQPGPRGPPGSSIGGVPGAPGLPGPPGPMGPPGYPGGNGEKGDPGPPGLDIPGSPGDRGNPGFPGPPGPIGIPGPPGGPGRDGAPGFPGPKGDMGPMGPPGPSGGPGSPGGPGAPGLKGEPGFPGSNGIPGGPGSKGEKGDQGSPGFPGPSSPVDITGAKGDPGTPGLPGLPGPKGIAGIAGDPGLPGQDGRPGIPGPPGLKGEPGFPGSPGGPGSPGQKGAMGDMGIPGPLGLKGTPGLQGRPGTPGQPGVPGLQGPKGDPGSAGVGPPGPQGQKGDPGQPGFPGGPGSKGGPGTPGLPGLPGLPGAKGDVGLAGFQGPPGVPGPKGLDGGPGAPGLSGAPGRPGESGRPGPPGQVGEKGQPGRDGIPGPAGIKGEPGISGFGVPGPPGIPGSPGDKGDPGLPGPTGGPGFSGPKGDSGFPGPPGRPGASGPPGPPGLPFQGPKGNQGPPGPPGRAGPAGPPGVPGPEGPRGLPGSGGVKGDKGNPGNPGLPGQSGQKGDPGFPGAPGPSGGPGSPGQKGNIGFPGVSGFPGPKGDPGLPGPSGLPGDPGGDGAPGPPGDPAPSRPVSYTKGDPGLPGPQGSPGATGPPGPPGAPGSSGLPGPSGDPGTPGPPGFNGPPGRKGDTGPSGQPGQKGNPGPPGSDGPQGPQGLPGSGSVAHGFLLTRHSQSEITPECPFGTNFIYDGYSLLYVQGNERAHGQDLGTAGSCLRRFSPMPFMFCNINNVCNFAARNDYSYWLSTLEPMPPSMEAVTGESIKPYISRCSVCEAPAMVIAVHSQTIQIPSCPANWRSLWIGFSFMMHTSAGAEGSGQALASPGSCLEDFRSTPFIECHGRGSCNYFSNSYSFWLATVEKLDMFKKPQSETLKAGNLLTRVSRCVVCMKAT encoded by the exons GCTTGCAATGGATGTGGGGGCTCCAAGTGTGACTGCAGTGGAGTGAAAGgagaaaag GGGGAGAGGGGTTTCCCAGGTCTTACCGGACAGCCAGGGGTCCCAGGGTTCCCCGGACCTGAGGGACCAATCggaaccagaggagagaag GGAAGTGATGGACCTTCAGGACCATCTGGTCCAAAAGGAATAAGA GGACCGCCCGGATTGCCTGGATTTCCAGGAACGCCAGGACTTCCA GGTCTGCCAGGACAGGACGGAGCCCCGGGCCCGAGGGGAGTGCCCGGTTGTAACGGGACAAAG GGTGAACCTGGTTTTCCAGGAAGTTCAGGAATACCTGGAAGACAAGGACTTCCA GGTCCACCTGGTCTCCCAGGAGAAAAG GGAGACCGTGGAGATGTGTTTTTCACCAACAATTTTGGACAAAGAGGAACAGACGGTTTGCCCGGATTGCCAGGATCTCCG GGCAGTCCTGGACCCATAGGTTTTCCAGGCCCGACTGGCCCTCCAGGACTCCAAGGCTACCAG GGTCTTCCAGGTCCTCCAGGTCCTCCTGGACCTAAG GGAAACATGGGTTTGAACTTTGAAGGACCCAAAGGAGACAAG ggTGATCAAGGGTTGCCGGGTCCTCCCGGCCCTCCTGGACCAGGTCAGGGGGAACAGATCAGACCACCACCAACAGAGATCCAGAGAGGGGACAAG GGTGACCCTGGCCCTCCAGGTGCACCAGGTGACCCAGGCAACCCAGGTCCACCT GGTCCCTATGGTGGCCAGAAGGGAGAGAAAGGAGAACCAGGAGAAGCAGGAAAACGA GGAAAACCCGGCAAAGACGGAGACCCAGGAGCTGCAGGATACCCA GGACTCAAAGGAGAGTCTGGAAATCCAGGTCTCCCAGGCCGAGATGGAGAGAGA GGACAAAAAGGCGACCGAGGATTTCCGGGACCTCCAGGGCCG TTAATTCGGCCTCAGAATGGAGCTGTTGTTGGTCAGAAAGGTGAACCCGGTGTTCCTGGAACTCCTGGAGCTAAAGGAGATAGAGGACCACAAG GTTTCTCAGGGCCTCCGGGATCACCAGGGGTTCCAGGCATAGGCGGCAGCGGTCCTCCGGGTTCTCCAGGTTTCCCTGGAGACAGAGGTCAGAAGGGAGAGCCCGGCATTCCTTCGGTTGCCTTGCCCGGTCCCCCAGGACGTCCGGGAAGTCCCGGAATtcctggtcctcaagggccgcctGGACCTCCCGGCTATAGCTCACCGATCGATAATTGCCTTCCTGGAGATCCTGGGCTTCCTGGAGTCCAGGGTGCAAAAGGTTTCCCTGGAGAGCAAGGCCAGAaag GTCAGAAGGGAGAAACCTGTGTGAACTGTATTGACGGAGGCAATCCTGTACCTGGGCCCCCAGGGCCTCCAGGACCGCCAGGCTTCCCAG GCATTCCTGGCCCGCAAGGTTTCAAGGGAGACCTAGGTTTTTCAGGAACACCAGGCCTTGGTGGACCCCCT GGTATTCCAGGTCCTACAGGTGCTCCAGGTTTCCCCGGAGAAAAAGGAGAGCCAGGAGATACCTTCGGAGGTGGTGGTGTGAAAGGAGAGAAGGGTGACAGTGGTTTCCCTGGACCACCCGGTCTGCCTGGCCTGGATGGTCGGCCCGGTCGTGACGGAGCGCCTGGGCCTCCTGGCTCCAGGGGAGCTCCT GGGTCTCAGCAGTTAAAAGGAGACCGAGGTCCCCCTGGTGACACAGGTCCGGCCGGCATCCCAGGAGACAGAGGTCCGCCAGGCAGCCCTGGTTATGGAATCCCGGGTGCGCCAGGGGAGAAAGGTGTTCAAGGCAACTCAGGAGGACCTGGCATTCCCGGAGAACCAG GTCGAAAAGGCGAACCAGGTCTGACGGTCGGAGAGAAGGGTCAGCAAGGACCCAAAGGGATGGATGGCAGCCCAGGGTTGCCCGGTCCACAAG GTCAGCCAGGTTCGGATGGACAGCCTGGTTTAACAGGTTTGCCTGGACCAAAGGGTGAACCGGGACAACCGGGCATCGGCCTTCCAGGTCCTGCTGGAGTTAAGG GATACCCGGGTATTCCGGGCCAGCCGGGAGCACCTGGAAAAGTAGGGAGAATGGGAATAGATGGACTCCCCGGGCCACCAGGGTTTCCTGGACCAAAG GGTGAGGCAGGCTTTGGACTTCCTGGTCCACCAGGTACACCTGGAGTAAAAGGAGCTAATGGATTCCCTGGACAAAAGGGAGATCCTGGTTTCCCCGGCACCCCAGGTGGACCAGGGCGACCTGGGTTTGATGGCGGACCAGGACTTAAAG GGGAGCCCGGCTCACCAGGCCAACCTGGACCTCGTGGGCCCCCTGGAAGCTCAATAGGTGGTGTACCAGGTGCTCCAGGCCTTCCTGGTCCCCCAGGGCCAATGGGACCACCAG GATACCCAGGAGGAAATGGAGAGAAAGGAGACCCAGGTCCACCAGGCTTAGACATCCCTGGGTCCCCAGGTGACAGAGGGAATCCTGGTTTTCCTGGCCCTCCTGGACCAATAGGAATCCCAGGACCCCCTGGAGGACCTGGAAGGGACGGCGCACCTGGATTTCCAG GTCCGAAAGGTGACATGGGTCCAATGGGACCTCCAGGACCATCAGGGGGACCTGGCTCTCCGGGAGGACCTGGTGCACCAGGCCTAAAAG GTGAGCCAGGATTTCCAGGCAGTAACGGCATCCCAGGTGGACCTGGTTCTAAAGGAGAAAAGGGAGACCAAGGCTCCCCGGGATTCCCAGGACCCAGCTCGCCAGTAGATATAACAGGGGCTAAAGGAGATCCTGGAACTCCAG GATTACCAGGCCTTCCTGGACCCAAAGGCATCGCAGGTATAGCTGGTGACCCTGGATTGCCTGGACAAGATGGACGCCCTGGCATCCCTGGACCGCCAG GGCTTAAGGGAGAACCTGGTTTTCCAGGGAGTCCTGGTGGTCCTGGATCTCCAGGTCAAAAAGGCGCAATGGGAGATATGGGAATTCCAG GACCTCTGGGGTTAAAAGGCACACCAGGTCTTCAAGGTCGGCCAGGAACCCCAGGTCAGCCAGGAGTACCTGGCCTCCAAGGACCAAAAGGTGACCCAGGTTCTGCTGGCGTTGGACCACCCGGACCACAGGGACAAAAG GGAGATCCAGGTCAGCCCGGATTCCCAGGAGGTCCTGGATCTAAAGGAGGTCCGGGAACACCTGGCCTTCCTGGTTTACCAGGGCTACCAGGGGCTAAAGGAGATGTAGGCCTTGCAGGATTCCAAg GTCCTCCTGGTGTCCCCGGTCCAAAGGGTCTTGATGGTGGGCCTGGTGCCCCTGGTCTCTCAGGAGCTCCAGGCAGACCAGGAGAGTCTGGTCGACCAGGGCCACCAGGACAGGTTGGGGAGAAGGGTCAGCCGGGAAGAGATGGGATCCCAGGACCAGCCGGTATCAAAGGAGAACCAG GAATTTCTGGGTTTGGCGTTCCAGGTCCTCCTGGGATTCCAGGATCGCCAG GTGACAAAGGAGACCCAGGCCTTCCTGGTCCTACTGGAGGCCCAGGATTTTCCGGCCCAAAAGGGGACAGCGGCTTTCCAGGTCCCCCAGGTCGTCCAGGTGCCAGTGGCCCTCCAGGTCCTCCGGGACTGCCATTCCAGGGCCCTAAAGGAAATCAAGGACCCCCTGGACCACCTGGAAGAGCAG GCCCCGCAG GTCCTCCAG GTGTGCCTGGGCCAGAGGGTCCCCGCGGTCTCCCAGGAAGTGGCGGCGTTAAGGGAGACAAGGGGAACCCCGGAAATCCGGGTCTGCCCGGCCAGTCTGGTCAAAAAGGAGATCCCGGTTTTCCAGGAGCACCG ggCCCCTCTGGTGGTCCTGGTAGCCCTGGTCAAAAGGGAAATATAGGATTTCCAGGCGTTTCCGGGTTCCCAG GACCAAAGGGAGACCCAGGACTTCCTGGTCCCAGTGGACTTCCTGGAGATCCTGGGGGCGACGGAGCACCTG GCCCTCCTGGAGATCCTGCGCCTTCACGACCTGTTTCTTATACGAAAGGAGATCCAGGACTTCCGGGTCCACAAGGAAGCCCGGGAGCTACAGGTCCACCCGGTCCGCCTGGAGCCCCTGGATCCTCAG GTCTACCAGGCCCCTCTGGAGATCCCGGTACACCTGGTCCCCCAGGCTTCAACGGCCCACCTGGCAGGAAGGGAGACACTGGACCCTCAGGGCAACCTG GCCAAAAGGGCAACCCTGGCCCACCTGGGTCAGATGGTCCACAGGGCCCGCAGGGTCTTCCGGGCTCAGGGTCAGTAGCCCACGGCTTCCTCCTCACCCGACACAGCCAGAGTGAAATAACGCCAGAGTGTCCTTTCGGAACCAACTTCATCTACGACGGATATTCCCTGTTGTACGTGCAAGGCAACGAGAGGGCTCACGGGCAGGACCTCG GCACCGCCGGCAGCTGTCTGCGCCGGTTCAGTCCCATGCCTTTCATGTTCTGCAACATCAACAACGTCTGCAACTTCGCTGCCCGTAACGACTACTCCTACTGGCTGTCAACTTTGGAGCCCATGCCTCCGTCTATGGAGGCTGTGACTGGAGAGAGCATCAAGCCTTACATCAGCAG GTGTTCTGTGTGTGAAGCTCCAGCCATGGTGATTGCGGTCCACAGCCAGACCATCCAGATTCCCTCTTGCCCCGCAAACTGGAGATCCCTGTGGATCGGATTCTCCTTCATGATG